In Salarias fasciatus chromosome 13, fSalaFa1.1, whole genome shotgun sequence, the sequence TGGAAAAAATCCTGTAGAGTGTACTGctgagtggagcagtagaataaagttattagtagcagactctgacaaatGAAGATGTAACCTGGTGTTTCTCTACACAGCATGCACTGTCTCTTTAAGAGTCACGACAATAACATCTGCCTTACGGCCATAGAGTGCTGATCCTAGAGAGGGGGAGCTTGTGAATGTAGACTCCAATGCTGCGTGGTGATAGCAAATGGCTGAGCGGTTGTGAGCCTCCACGAGCCGTCTTGCTGTTCAAACTGATCATCATTTCTGTCTTCCTGTTAGTGGCGTGAGGGATCGGAGCCAAGCCGTTACCTCGTGGTCCCAGGACTGATCAAACATCCAGCTCATCACATTTGCCACTTGAGTatcatattttttatttcctatAGAGCTCTATAGCATTTTCTTTGGGTACccaagttttattttctttgatggacgtcattttctttttgagtGAGGACTATCCAAATCTGTGGATCTCTAAGACTTAAGAACATTGGTTATTCAAACACAAGGACTGAAAGAGACAATACGGGAGATCTTTATTTGTATTCCAATGACATTTTTTCACAACTGtttcaaatgtgaaactgtTTGGCTGTTCATATTGAAATCTAAGAGAAgttggttttgtttctttgtataTGGATctgtttaatctgttttttctGACTTCATTGAAATGAGGGGAGATCTTGAGTTTGTGAAGATACTTTCATTTTGTAGGACTTAGGTAGCATACTactggggcgacagtagctcaattggtagagcaggtcgtcttatcaCCGGAAGGTTGGCGTTTCGATCCCCACTcctgcaggtgtaaaactggcgttgtccttgggcaagacacttcacccaccttgcctagtatgaaagttgtgagagtgaatggttggtggtggtcggaggggccgatggcgcagattggcagcctcgcttccgtcagtctgccccagggcagctgtggctacagtaggagcttaccaccacccagtatggagagaatgaataatgcaatgtaaagtgtctttgagttagggatgagcgagtacactactatctgtatctgtatctgtttacccatccaaattatctgtatccgtatctgtactcggagggggcgtgttctaaaccggaagtgggcgtggtttaactggaaacgggctggggcagaaattggtgcactattttaagtctgaaattgatatgaattgctcagaagttgctatattgattcttcatttgaaaactatttacagaacagtctcaatgatacaatgtaaagatttttggggttttttaattttagtcagaacatgaatattttaattgtatgaatgcctccccccacgatccccaccggaatctccctggcgtccagggaaacctctcatacgcccctgctgagcttcctggtcatgtccgcggctgcagtgccacggacatgaccgggacgtggacctcggtccagttatcatctctctcccacagatcacagcctcccagtggagcgcaagcccaaattattatgaaaaagaagagaaacaagcTCCATCCGccctgcagcgtctgcagtgatgcagtcgtatcggtccgttgtggtgaagagggagctgagccgaaaggcgaagctctcgatttatcGATCAATCTAtcttcccaccctcacctatggtcatgaactttgggtcatgaccgaaaggacaagatcccgcatataagcggccgaaatgagcttcctccgtagggtggctgggcgctcccttagagatagggtgaggagctcagtcaccagggaggagctcagagtagagccgcttctcctccacatcgagaggaaccagctgaggtggctcgggcatctgttcaggatgcctcctggacgcctccctggggaggtgttccgggcatgtctcactgggaggagaccccggggaagacctcggacacgctggagagactatgtctctcggctggcctgggaacgccttgggatcctcccggaagagctggaggaagtgtctggggacagggaagtctgggcatccctgcttagactgctgcccccgcgacccggccccggataagcggctgaagatggatggatggatggatggatggaagagaaacaaggaaaaaaaaaaaaaaacgcgagggaaaacgaaacttaaaaacccccgaaaaaaaaaacccgagcgTGCACGATCGCCCGACGTTTCGACCTTGTAGgtttttcctcaggcacaatgcacgttacaaagaaataaaataccgcatttttaatttatcagctccgactggcttctctcacaaggatcctgtcgtctcggtggagcacagagcagaatgaaggaccaatgaggatctcccatcagcacgaggacgaataatgacAGACAATGCTCGGACTATACTCGGATtcagaaaaaatgcattatccgtaacgagtactcgtttaaaacgagtattcggctcatccccactttgagtgtcctgaaaagtgctatataaaaaaaaaaaccaatgcaATGCATACTGCCAGGACCCAGAATAAATTTCCTTCTGAGTAAACTTTGATCTGAGCtcatctttgtttctgtttgagagTGATATATTGATACTCGGTTACAAAAGCTacatttttaaatcaccaaatatcttaaatcattcgttttgtccccagattggatagtttacaccagaataaaaactcgttgagctttgattaggtaagtttcattattcgtcgctctgtctctctgaaggcagggaaagttttttttctccctattcttccgtgatggttaatagtggagatgaattcaCACATTGGGATTATTGTAGGACTctggagatgcagatgaatgaatcagatcggagtttgggtctgaatggaggaaatacagtttatccaggagcgatacagttattgaggattaaccatcactttctgcactgctgagtttaggagttctgacttttctctttcactgtcatagtgaatatatttcacaaacatgtctccatccatctctgacagctgagaggggattttttttttaagcagcagcaccagccaatcagggagctttatttcgagggtgtggacaggtcagctcggagctgatcagcacctctcagagctccacacaccacaggatttgcgatccgcctgatcattctgtagtgtgtgctggccttaaactgaccctcAGGATCCCGTGACGTATAGAATTATACGACGTagttctatacgtcattggtccCGCcggacaaaaaccaaaacacagacgatagaacttccgggtcacggagatcgaagaaattgaaaaatcacattaaagtctgctctgtggccgtatttcaactttcctttatttgatctgtcttaacaaacgggatattgaaaaacaaaccaattttcatttatttgtttttattttaaaaacagaaaaaggaaaaacaactcattttttaatattttgttttttgattcttaattgaatatcaattgaacgaatgatacacggattaaGATGGCCACGTTAAgatgaggaacaggagcaggaactgttAGGAGCTACTTCAGAGCATCAGACAGAGAAACTGCTACCTGTGATgtatgtaaaacaaaaataaaaacttaaaaaaagtttttttaaaaacctagTAAAAAAAAGTATCGGTAGTGGTAtcggcgatactggcccagtattTACTTGGTATCAGATCGATACCAAAATTCGGAGTATCGCACACCTCtatgcagcagaggaggagacactGAAATCCAGCGTCACACTGCGGAAGTGAAAGATAAAGTCAGAGCTGCAGTTCAGACTCGTCTCTGAGTTTCTCTGTGAAGAAATCTAACCTGAGTTCATCTGGACTTTCTCACACACTGACTCCAACACTGGTGAGTACAGCTGATCACAATGATACTGACTCTCAGGGTGTGTGAGACAAAAACTAATATATCTAATCTGTGAATATGATAGAATGGTGATGTATAAAATACAGTAACAGAACTAAATGATTTTTATGATTATTAAGgaaattacattgaaatttagaaaaatggttccatgtattttttttttataaagtttATTTCATCTGGTTTCTACAGGTCTGGAAACTTTGAACTTCACATCACAGTTAGATTTATTGAGGGAAAAGGTCACTCTGAGCATGATTGTCATGTTAGATATATAAAATACAGTTACTCATCTACCAGTACTTGAGCTTGGGAGTGTCAACAGGACAATGATTTGCAGATTTAGCCTGACATTAATCCAGAATGTGAAGAGATCAGTCACTGACACCTGTATAATTAAAATCATACcaaaacttcacaaaaacacaaaacatgttttactcACACCCAAcaattcacaaacaaactcagtgtgttcTGTAAATATaaattcacaaaataattttgcaattaaaaaacatgaaaaacgcacccatcaaataaatacatcatgCATGAGgaacaaatacatgttttataCACAAaggaatgtatttatttaattaaaaaaaaaaaaagtcagaattctgtgtgttttatttagcaATGCCTTTTGTATGGACGCCTTCAGACTGTCCAAAATGCTGCTGTGAGACTTTTAACAGGCTCTGAAAGAAGGTTCCACATTACTGCAGCCCTGGCTTCTCTTCATTGGTTAAATGTtagaatatattttaaaatgttcgtCCTCACTTTTAGAGCACAGCGTGGTCAGGCTCCTCAATACATGACCGACCTGCTGAAGCCTCAGTCTTCACCCTGTAATtagaggtcagcaggtcagaagCTCCTCTTTGCCTCATGCACTCATTTAGAACAGGAGGAGATCAGACTTTCCAGGCAGTGGCAACAAAACTCTGCTTTCTGAGAATGATTAATCTGAAGAATAGTCTCCAACAAAAGATGGAGTTATTTATTCTGCTCCTTGtgttctttcttattttttttatcattctctgttgtttttttctgttatctattcttcacaatgtttttaatgtgattagattttttttctgcattttcacaaagctCAAGacgttttttatttaaactttcCCTTCCAAAACCAATTTcgttttattcttttaatctGGGAAGCACTTTGGAActgtgttttagaaaaaaatgccaCACAAGCTGTTTGTTATCATTATTAGTAGTATTAGTATTATGACCTTGTAAAGTGTCAAGATGAGAAATAAATtctcacaaaaaataaaaaggtgcTGCTTTTCCTCATGTGTCCACTGGGGGCGCACTGTTAAAGTCCAACGAGAAATCAGAGCTCAACACAGAGAGCCAGaagtgaccagcagggggcagcaacACTCCCAGCCACAGATCAGAGATGCTGAAAAGCATCAGCGTGAAGATTCACCATGAGGGAGAGTCAGTGAAAACacgctgaaggctgcagaaaccCTGAGTTCTGACAAGTGACACATTAGACTGTAGAGAAACGTTGTTCCAGCTCACATCTCACGTTcaactttgttttcctttcagaccATTTCAACTTGTTCATCATTGATTTTGCAAAATGTCAACATCTGAGGATTGGGcaattattttcattaaatttaATAATTACAAAATGTGGCTTGCctgtttcttatttttctttttttcatccttcttttcattttgtttctgtggACATTTATCATCATCTTTATCCTGAGTGAGATTACTGTCTATTGTcttgtttctgttgtgttcactctctgtcttttctcctcagtgtgtgaagatgtcTGCTGCCAGCAATCTGCTCTCTGAAGATCAGTTTctgtgctccatctgtctggaagtGTTCACTGATCCAGTCTCCACACCATGTGGACACAACTTCTGCAACGAGTGCATCACTCAGCACTGGAACACCAAGGTCATCTGTGACTGCCCCCTGTGTAAAGAGGTTTTCTCAAAAAAACCTCAGCTGAAAGTCAACTCTTTCATCTCTGAGATGGTTTCTCAGTTCAGACGTGAAGCTGAACtcaaagccagcagcagctcagagcaacAAGCTGCCAAACCAGGAGAAGTTCCCTGTGACGTCTGCACTGGAACCAAAATGAAGGCCCTCAAGTCCTGCCTGGTGTGCCTGGTCTCCTACTGTCAGACTCATCTGGAGCCTCATCTGACAGTGTCAGTCCTGAAGaaacatcagctgatggagcctgtggagaacctggaaggcaggatgtgtctgaagcaccataaacctctggagctgttctgtcagagagagcagacatgtGTCTGCATGATGTGCACTGTTTTAGAGCACAAGAACCACGAGTTTGTTCCTCTGAGTGAAGAatgtgaaggaaagaagaaggagctgaggaagacagaggcTGAGATGCAGCAGATGATCCAGGAGAGACGAGTGAAGATCAAGCagatcagagagtgtgtgaagaggagtaaagctgctgcagacagagagaaagcagaaggtgttgaggtgttcactgctctgaaggagtgtgttgagagaggcctgaagcagctgatggagaggatggaggaggaagagggagccagagagaaacaggctgaaggtCTCATTAGAGATCTGGAAGAGGAGATCTgtgagctgatgaagaggagctcagaggtggagcagctcttcctctctgaagaccacctccacctcctccaaggcttctcctccctgaaagctgctccacccaccaaGGACTGGACACAGGTCAGCGTCCGTCCATCATCATATGAGGGGACTGTGGTgagagctgtggctcagctggaggagactctcagcaaagagatgaagaagctgtttgaggctgatctgaagaggaagcagcagtttgCAGTGGATGTGACTCTTGATCCTGATACAGCTCATCCTAGACTCATCCTGTCTGATGATGGAAAACAAGTGAGTCTTGGTGATGTGAAGAAGAAGCTTCCAGACAACCCAGAGAGGTTTGatgagtgtgttggtgttttaGGAAAACAGAGTTTCTCTTCAGGTAAATTTTACTTTGAGGTTCAGGTTAAAGGAAAGACTGAATGGATTTTAGGAATGGGTCAAGATCCCACAAACATGAAGGGAGAGGGCACCTATGAAGGTGTCTGGATGATAGGTTTGGAAAATGGAAATGAGTATTCAGCTGGTACGGATGATACTGAGATTGATCTCTCTCTGAAGTCTGCTCCTGAGAAGGTGGGGGTGTTTGTGGATTATGAGGAGGGTCTGGTCTCTTTTTATGatgtagctgctgcagctctgatctactccttcactggctgctgcttcactgacaaaCTCCTCCCAGGCTTCAGTCCCTGTGTTAATGACGGTGGTaaaaactctgctcctctgatcatctgtcctgtcaatcaaactgtctgaTCTGTTTTCATCATTAAACATCACCAACAATGAATAAAGTGGTGAGAAAGTGACAGATTAACTGATTCATGGTGAACGATTCTCTGATTTCATTGAGCAGCAGTTTGTACCTAAAGAAACGTTcatctgacagtttgaacaacaCAAGTAAAGCTGTGATGAGAAGACGAAACACTGAGCAGTCAGAGTCAGTATCAAcctgtttcctctgagtctgATTCATGGCAGAGCTCCTTCATGGTTGAAGACTCCATCAGGagagttttcatgtgtttttatgtcttcatGAGCAGGAATCTTAAAGTCTGTGAAAACTGTGTAAACTATGTGATCATATTGTCATTCTCCTTGTAAAAAGTGTTGAATGTTGGAATCATGGGCTTCAGCTGATGAATAAAAACTCCTTTGGATCATCTGGATTCCTCCTGAATTCGCTTCTTGATTTTGACTCATTGGAAGCCATTTTTTGGGAACATGGATGTAAAAAGTATTTTGGGCTGAATCACACTTAATGCAGGTGGAGATTTTCTAAAAGGGTCaagatttttgtgaaaaatccAATCTGCAGCgttcaaataaagaataataCTAACTGATGGAAACCATTCCAGTTTTCATTCACACGTCTGAAAAGAGAACACTCTGTGGAGAAAGAGTTATGTATGTTGTCAACAATTCTCTGATAAGTTTGAGAGAAATGTATTTGATATTATCTGTGATTGTTTATATATCCATGCAATGTTTGTTCCTCACATAAAGTTCAATAAAAAGACTtggaaaaaacacactcatAGACTTGACTTTCTCAATGATTCCTGTTCACAAATACAATTCATTTTATCTTGAGCTCAGACATCAAATCACTCTCACCTGTggacttattttacttttgccCCACACAATCCTTTTTGTCCTGTCCAGTATTTGCAGCTGAGGAACTCCAGATGAACTCAGTAGAATGGAGCTCACTCACAGACTCACAGGTTTGTGTGGACTGCAGTTCATAACTGTAAAGTTCAGTTTCTCTTCTGGTTCTCATCTTCTTGCTGGGACTGAACCAGAAGAGGAGCTTCATCTCTTCAATACTCTCTGCTGATGGTTGATGTTATGCTGCCCTCTGCTTGAAACCTGCATAATTAAAATCGTACCaaaaactcacaaacacacaaaacggGTTTTACTCACACCCAAcaattcacaaacaaactcagtgtgttttgtaaaTATAAATCCACAAAGTAATTTTGCAAATACAAAACGTGAAAAACGTACCcatcaaataaatacatcatgcatcagaaacaaagacatgtttgacacacaaagaaatgtatttatttaattttaaaaaatggcagAAATCTGGGTTTTTTAttgggtttatttatttatttattattgacAGCTCAATGCCTTTTGCATCGACACCTTCAGACTGTCCAAAAGTGCTCCAGTCCTGGCTTCTCttcatcagaatcagaatcagaatcgtCTTTATTCACCAAGTACATTCAAGACATACATGGAATTTGTCTCCGGCTGGTGGTATCGCTTCACAGGAACGAAAGTAAAAGCAGCAGCATAGTGGAATcagtaaataataaaaacaaaacaatagaaCTCTCTATATACACTTAAATAGTGGAGAAAAGAAGAATATGTGCAAATTATGTACAAGTATGTACATACTTTAATTACTAAACATATAAGACTTAACTAAACTTTACTAAACATACCTTACTAGACAAACTTGACTTTACTAAACATACTTTACTAAAGGATAAACTAAAAGTTTTCTGTACAACTGTGCTTTGGTCAGCAGTGCAAGTCAGTGCAAACAGGTCAGTGGTTTAACAAAGGTATGGCAGTGgctggagccagagtggggtcaagggggcggtcgccccagggcccataaggtcatagggccccgtttcatgtgatgtgttcacatttactcgtaaatagattattaaaataaaatgtgcaatgtgtgcgagaaggtatacgcatatgattgtgggctccagtttgccaattcttacattacgactgtccat encodes:
- the LOC115399901 gene encoding E3 ubiquitin-protein ligase TRIM21-like is translated as MSAASNLLSEDQFLCSICLEVFTDPVSTPCGHNFCNECITQHWNTKVICDCPLCKEVFSKKPQLKVNSFISEMVSQFRREAELKASSSSEQQAAKPGEVPCDVCTGTKMKALKSCLVCLVSYCQTHLEPHLTVSVLKKHQLMEPVENLEGRMCLKHHKPLELFCQREQTCVCMMCTVLEHKNHEFVPLSEECEGKKKELRKTEAEMQQMIQERRVKIKQIRECVKRSKAAADREKAEGVEVFTALKECVERGLKQLMERMEEEEGAREKQAEGLIRDLEEEICELMKRSSEVEQLFLSEDHLHLLQGFSSLKAAPPTKDWTQVSVRPSSYEGTVVRAVAQLEETLSKEMKKLFEADLKRKQQFAVDVTLDPDTAHPRLILSDDGKQVSLGDVKKKLPDNPERFDECVGVLGKQSFSSGKFYFEVQVKGKTEWILGMGQDPTNMKGEGTYEGVWMIGLENGNEYSAGTDDTEIDLSLKSAPEKVGVFVDYEEGLVSFYDVAAAALIYSFTGCCFTDKLLPGFSPCVNDGGKNSAPLIICPVNQTV